One genomic segment of candidate division KSB1 bacterium includes these proteins:
- a CDS encoding DUF1854 domain-containing protein, with protein MSEIEDNGRATLREVGVRYLTPENSHFFIGSFGSLHCIVDDQEAYANVHCLLSFPISFPQNFISVWYTDEQGKEHEIGVIVRLEDFPGEMQKLIRQSLGRQYYEQRIRRIYETRWEYGLIFFDVETDNGRTQFSMRWQHEKALEYGQNGKVLLDTFDNRYVIPSVADLPSSDRNKLMRLIYW; from the coding sequence ATGTCTGAGATCGAGGACAACGGACGGGCTACCCTGCGGGAAGTGGGTGTGCGCTACCTCACGCCCGAAAACTCCCACTTCTTCATCGGTAGCTTCGGCTCACTGCATTGCATCGTCGATGACCAGGAGGCATACGCCAATGTGCACTGTCTGCTCTCGTTCCCTATCAGCTTTCCGCAAAACTTCATCTCGGTGTGGTACACGGACGAGCAGGGCAAGGAGCACGAAATTGGCGTCATCGTGCGCTTAGAGGATTTTCCTGGCGAGATGCAGAAGCTCATTCGCCAAAGTCTTGGCCGCCAGTACTACGAGCAGCGCATTCGCCGCATATACGAGACGCGATGGGAGTACGGGCTCATCTTCTTCGACGTGGAGACCGACAACGGGCGCACGCAGTTCAGCATGCGATGGCAGCACGAGAAGGCGTTGGAGTACGGCCAGAACGGCAAGGTGCTGCTCGATACTTTCGACAACCGCTATGTGATCCCCTCGGTCGCTGATCTACCAAGCTCCGACCGCAACAAACTCATGCGCCTCATCTACTGGTAG
- a CDS encoding ABC transporter ATP-binding protein/permease — protein sequence MTRLLHDVDYFHGFVQQVASGFMVNIFLVVGIGFMLFSLNARLALFVLIPVPFVVLGTWFFWHTIYPCYYRFWDSQSKLAALLNGMLSGIRTVKAFAQERREQKRFDGVAAYLRDSRRAVDRGSATFFPIFGYAFSLGGLIVWLAGGKSVIGGQITLGTLMAFLGYLGVFYGPISALTMFSNWLTGFLTAGQRIFEVLDADLTLRPPAHPRPVRAVRGRIEFRNVTFGYDPYDPVLRNVSLVIEPGQLVGIVGKSGSGKTTLVNLICRFYEPQQGQILIDGVDVREMCNEDLRRHVGLVLQEPFLFRATIAENIAYGRPDATPAEIIDAAKAANAHRFIMRQASGYDTRLGERGAGLSGGEKQRISIARALLCDPSILILDEATSNVDTESELQIQEALAVPAKGGPP from the coding sequence ATGACCCGTCTCCTGCACGATGTGGACTACTTCCACGGCTTCGTACAGCAAGTTGCCTCTGGCTTCATGGTGAACATTTTTCTTGTGGTGGGCATTGGCTTCATGCTCTTTAGCCTAAATGCCCGGCTGGCCCTGTTTGTGCTCATCCCGGTGCCGTTCGTGGTGCTGGGGACGTGGTTTTTTTGGCACACGATTTATCCCTGCTACTATCGTTTCTGGGACAGCCAGTCAAAGCTCGCCGCCCTGCTCAATGGGATGCTTTCGGGTATTCGCACCGTGAAGGCTTTTGCCCAGGAGCGTCGGGAGCAGAAGCGCTTCGACGGCGTGGCTGCCTACTTGCGCGACTCCCGGCGTGCTGTCGACCGTGGTTCCGCTACCTTCTTTCCCATTTTCGGCTATGCGTTCAGCCTGGGTGGCCTCATTGTGTGGTTGGCCGGGGGAAAGAGCGTGATCGGCGGGCAGATCACCCTGGGGACGCTCATGGCCTTCCTCGGCTACTTGGGCGTGTTCTACGGGCCGATCTCGGCTCTCACCATGTTTTCCAACTGGCTGACTGGCTTTCTCACCGCCGGCCAACGGATTTTCGAGGTGTTGGACGCCGATCTGACCCTGCGCCCGCCCGCACACCCGCGGCCTGTGCGCGCCGTCAGAGGCCGGATCGAGTTCCGCAACGTCACTTTTGGCTACGACCCCTACGATCCCGTTCTGCGCAATGTCTCGCTGGTGATTGAGCCTGGGCAGTTGGTGGGGATCGTGGGCAAGAGTGGTTCCGGCAAAACCACGCTGGTCAACCTCATCTGCCGCTTCTACGAACCGCAGCAGGGGCAGATCCTTATCGATGGGGTGGACGTGCGGGAGATGTGCAACGAAGACCTCCGCCGTCACGTGGGGCTGGTGCTGCAGGAGCCGTTTCTCTTTCGCGCCACCATTGCCGAGAATATTGCCTATGGGCGTCCTGACGCCACGCCTGCCGAGATTATCGACGCCGCAAAAGCGGCCAACGCCCACCGGTTCATCATGCGGCAAGCAAGTGGCTACGACACCCGGCTGGGCGAACGAGGCGCTGGCCTTTCCGGCGGTGAGAAGCAACGCATCAGCATCGCGCGCGCTCTCCTCTGCGACCCGAGCATCCTGATCTTGGATGAAGCCACCTCCAACGTGGACACCGAATCGGAGCTGCAGATTCAGGAGGCGCTCGCTGTCCCTGCAAAGGGAGGACCACCATAG
- a CDS encoding HAD-IB family phosphatase — translation MVFLDIDGTLLPRSLEQWFVPYLIQEGLMRPAKAVVLYCRSLLSASTRSWFDLKLRYLAGIHLATVEQWAKECWEKVVKGRLFPGIAPLVQELQHRGVRIVILSGAPTFLAAPLARHLGIAELVCAEPALVDGVLTGSLARPHPRGVRKVTAARQWLQEQKLLPAQAGAIADHWDDRFLLSFVGWPVVVRPGLRLALLAHRRSWIVIKNPYSDQETEKILRQAFSRGKSNYGEG, via the coding sequence GTGGTGTTTCTTGACATCGACGGCACACTCCTGCCCAGGAGCTTAGAGCAATGGTTTGTCCCCTACCTGATTCAAGAGGGACTGATGCGTCCGGCTAAGGCGGTTGTTTTGTACTGTCGGAGCCTCCTCAGTGCGTCGACTAGAAGCTGGTTCGACCTTAAGTTGCGCTACCTTGCGGGTATCCACTTGGCGACTGTGGAGCAATGGGCCAAAGAGTGTTGGGAGAAGGTCGTCAAAGGGCGACTTTTCCCCGGCATTGCACCGCTGGTGCAAGAGCTGCAACACCGCGGAGTGCGAATCGTGATCCTGAGTGGTGCGCCGACCTTTCTTGCCGCTCCCCTGGCGCGACACCTTGGCATTGCCGAGCTCGTCTGCGCCGAGCCGGCGCTAGTGGACGGAGTGCTCACTGGGAGCCTCGCGCGGCCCCACCCGCGAGGGGTGCGCAAAGTGACAGCCGCAAGGCAATGGCTGCAGGAGCAGAAGCTCCTGCCAGCGCAAGCCGGGGCCATCGCCGACCACTGGGACGACAGGTTCCTCCTGTCTTTTGTCGGGTGGCCGGTGGTGGTGCGGCCGGGGCTGCGCCTTGCCCTTTTGGCGCACCGCCGTAGCTGGATAGTGATCAAGAATCCCTATTCCGACCAAGAGACGGAAAAAATTCTCCGCCAAGCGTTCTCACGCGGAAAAAGCAACTATGGCGAAGGCTGA
- a CDS encoding CDP-alcohol phosphatidyltransferase family protein produces the protein MRVLLSWPNRITLARIGLLFFLAVLVYNQNLWARLAAAALAVLVIVMDWLDGYLARRLDAATVLGSVLDIAGDRIIEAVLWIVLADLRLVPVWIPIVVVSRDILTDSMRGFALRFGYTAFGKSTMMRSRAGRFLTGSPWMRTSYAVLKAFTFGWILLLSVLSEAASRWQPGLSGAASVGLKIGYWAAVLTAVLCLVRGVPVVVEGLALIRQKESEVAGSGVS, from the coding sequence ATGCGAGTGCTGCTGAGCTGGCCGAACCGGATCACCTTGGCGCGAATAGGGTTGCTGTTTTTCCTGGCGGTGCTGGTCTACAACCAAAACCTGTGGGCGCGACTTGCCGCCGCAGCCTTGGCCGTCCTGGTGATCGTCATGGATTGGCTGGACGGATACCTGGCACGGAGGCTGGACGCTGCGACGGTGCTGGGCAGTGTCCTGGACATTGCTGGCGACCGCATCATCGAGGCGGTGTTGTGGATTGTGCTTGCTGACCTGCGCCTCGTGCCGGTGTGGATCCCCATTGTGGTCGTTTCGCGGGACATCCTCACGGACAGCATGCGCGGCTTTGCCCTGCGCTTCGGGTATACGGCCTTTGGCAAGAGTACTATGATGCGCAGCCGGGCAGGTCGATTCCTCACCGGTTCGCCCTGGATGCGCACTTCCTATGCGGTGCTGAAGGCTTTCACGTTCGGCTGGATTCTCTTGCTGAGCGTGCTAAGCGAAGCGGCAAGCCGGTGGCAGCCAGGGCTGAGTGGAGCGGCCAGCGTCGGGCTGAAGATCGGCTACTGGGCCGCCGTGCTCACTGCCGTGCTGTGCCTGGTGCGGGGCGTTCCGGTGGTCGTCGAAGGCCTGGCGCTCATTCGCCAGAAGGAGAGCGAAGTTGCCGGAAGTGGTGTTTCTTGA
- a CDS encoding M14 family zinc carboxypeptidase — protein sequence MRIRSALLVLGLLAGCVLGQEERSLPRADGGGSSGKSHQEVAKPRLPLAVQTPPVGTTHKEMLAYLTALCSRCPEMELEIAGQSVAGREIPAVFIPPRSRWRTEAATVMIFAQQHGDEPSGKEALLMLLDDFCAEPAGWPFLHLNLMIVPSVNPDGGEAHRRRNDRQVDLNRNHAILTEPETRLLRTLFNRYAAQVTLDVHEYGIRSWLRQGLSKDLGEQFDCISNPAIPEVLLEFARERLLWPAIERARERGVNANRYLVTQDDPALPVRHSTTDIDDGRNGFGIDCTLSFILEGPNGLWPGDRIWQRAKGQLAFIESFLAVCEANHEEIVRVVSEARKARAAQPPREVAIQADYTLSSSGTLQVTILSTRDLRDTTIVLPDYRSAPEVLYAVEPPEAYVVERPTGPLLELLAAHGFAHELLTAKKSMMVEEFRVEGWDTLRCEGRKTVVPAGGYWRAKKTFNPGALLVPVNGVGAAKLVQIMEPRSLYGLSHYDQFSDLFQDKVLPIYRLLGFRR from the coding sequence ATGAGAATTCGCTCAGCTCTGCTGGTGCTCGGATTGCTGGCCGGGTGCGTGCTCGGTCAAGAGGAGAGGTCGTTGCCCAGGGCCGACGGCGGCGGTTCCTCAGGGAAAAGCCACCAGGAGGTTGCCAAGCCGCGGCTTCCTCTGGCAGTTCAGACACCACCGGTGGGGACCACCCATAAGGAGATGCTTGCCTACCTCACCGCGCTGTGCAGCCGCTGCCCTGAGATGGAGTTGGAAATCGCCGGGCAGAGCGTGGCCGGTCGGGAGATACCCGCCGTCTTCATTCCCCCGCGCAGCAGGTGGCGGACTGAAGCCGCCACGGTGATGATTTTTGCCCAGCAGCACGGCGACGAGCCCTCGGGCAAAGAGGCTTTGCTGATGTTGTTGGATGACTTTTGCGCGGAGCCGGCAGGGTGGCCGTTCTTGCACCTCAACCTCATGATTGTGCCCAGCGTCAATCCGGATGGCGGCGAGGCCCACCGCCGCCGCAATGACAGGCAGGTGGACCTCAATCGCAACCACGCCATTCTCACCGAACCGGAGACAAGGTTGCTGCGCACGCTCTTCAACCGCTATGCGGCGCAGGTGACCTTGGACGTGCACGAGTACGGCATCCGCTCTTGGTTGCGTCAGGGTCTCAGCAAGGACCTGGGGGAGCAGTTTGATTGCATAAGCAACCCTGCGATCCCCGAGGTGCTCCTGGAGTTCGCCCGGGAGCGTCTCCTGTGGCCGGCCATTGAGAGAGCCCGCGAGCGGGGGGTCAACGCAAATCGCTACCTTGTCACTCAAGACGACCCGGCTCTGCCGGTGAGGCACAGCACCACCGATATAGATGACGGGCGCAACGGATTCGGAATCGACTGCACGTTGTCGTTTATCCTCGAAGGGCCCAACGGCCTCTGGCCTGGCGACCGCATATGGCAGAGGGCGAAGGGGCAACTAGCCTTCATCGAGTCGTTCCTGGCCGTGTGCGAGGCGAACCATGAAGAGATTGTGCGGGTGGTGTCCGAGGCGAGAAAGGCGCGGGCGGCTCAGCCGCCGCGAGAGGTCGCCATTCAGGCCGACTACACGCTTTCGTCGTCTGGCACCTTGCAGGTGACGATCCTCAGCACGCGCGACCTGCGCGACACCACCATCGTGCTTCCGGACTATCGCAGCGCGCCGGAGGTGCTGTATGCGGTGGAGCCCCCGGAGGCCTATGTGGTCGAGCGGCCAACCGGACCTCTTCTGGAGCTGCTGGCGGCGCATGGCTTCGCTCATGAGCTGCTGACGGCGAAGAAGTCCATGATGGTCGAAGAATTCCGAGTGGAGGGCTGGGATACTCTGCGCTGCGAGGGGCGAAAAACCGTCGTGCCCGCAGGGGGCTACTGGCGGGCCAAGAAGACCTTCAACCCCGGGGCATTGCTGGTACCGGTCAATGGAGTGGGTGCGGCCAAGCTGGTCCAGATTATGGAGCCGAGAAGCCTTTATGGCTTGTCCCATTACGACCAGTTTAGCGACCTCTTCCAGGACAAAGTCCTGCCAATCTACCGCTTGCTCGGTTTCCGGCGCTGA
- a CDS encoding M20/M25/M40 family metallo-hydrolase has product MKRSASAVLFVVLLLVIAVHAPQGQQPVLVVVRTSDFQQLSEVAPFVPYHFEDDLAFGEIDQNGLADLQRRGIRHEVVDKSGWSGQYYVVAEGVHGPSLSALPKGRILYTRAKQALVKASPDEALALAHSGYSLQQISRVAKPVPRAATPKISLVPGAFDSTIASIIAEVSADTLQRWVQRLQDFRTRYTYSDSIRKAAQWLYKRYLALGFTDVEFDTFYISGVPHFNVVAAKPGLIYPDSVIMIGGHYDSIVLGAGANPLVWAPGADDNASGTVLALEAARVLACHNFEATLKFAAWDAEEIGLVGSAAYAQKAYRSGRPVSFYLNGDMIGNYNPAAPPRDVVIYTDAASRPFAEFVADMFRTYTTLLPSIPGNSSGSDHRSFQVWGQPAIFVAEGDFSPHWHQPTDVTSNMDFPYMREVVQASVAAIAALAGPADNFGDVPFVKVVAFSVDDDAVGNSQGNGNGYVDAGERLELNLNVRNFGNRPGQGVYCKAHSDDRRVEVVVDSAHVGDVPVGAVLQSQTPVVVALSPALTAGQRVELRVVTRDAAGGMWSDVLKMLVTMPEFAYVAQTVQESTGNADGKIDPGETFTVAVSLKNSGLRPAQHVEAVLRTASPWVTIEDSVAAYPDIGVGQVRANWADRFAARVAPGAPSSTIAFQLEVREGGGFCRATLPLNIAVGQGRILLVEDDGDFALADYYTSALNTLGLNFRYWGTGVEGPVPEDTLRMFTRVIWYTGHYFGHTLYSHGTAALEAYLASGGNLFLNGSMLGLSLKNSTLLRDWLRVAYVNHNTQLHRLVTQGANQVLGSVQFWLSREGGNRQPLPNEVDAIAPGQALLFYDRSTPEGPGTIRSSGAGAVAAEGATYRAVFFGFGWEGIADAQLRQLLLMRILDWLQGTVSDVEEPAEEHVPADFALAPNYPNPFNPGTHIFFALPKAARVQVRVLNSLGQVVRILRDELLPQGYHQVTWDGTDANGVRLASGVYLYQLVVGDVRLTRKCVLLY; this is encoded by the coding sequence GTGAAAAGGAGTGCATCGGCGGTGCTTTTCGTAGTTCTGTTGCTGGTGATAGCGGTGCACGCACCGCAAGGCCAGCAACCCGTGCTTGTGGTGGTGCGCACGAGCGATTTCCAGCAGCTCAGCGAAGTGGCTCCCTTTGTCCCTTATCACTTTGAGGATGACCTCGCCTTCGGCGAGATTGACCAGAATGGTCTCGCTGACCTTCAGCGACGGGGAATCCGCCATGAGGTAGTTGACAAGAGCGGCTGGAGCGGCCAGTACTACGTGGTGGCGGAAGGAGTGCATGGACCGAGCCTGAGTGCGCTGCCCAAGGGGCGGATTCTGTACACTCGGGCGAAGCAAGCTTTGGTGAAGGCCTCGCCGGACGAGGCTCTGGCCCTCGCTCATTCGGGCTACAGCCTGCAGCAGATCAGCCGTGTGGCCAAACCGGTGCCCCGTGCGGCGACTCCTAAGATTTCCCTGGTTCCCGGCGCTTTTGACTCTACTATTGCCAGCATCATCGCCGAGGTGAGCGCCGATACACTGCAGCGCTGGGTGCAGCGTCTGCAGGACTTTCGCACCCGTTACACCTACTCGGATTCGATCCGCAAGGCGGCGCAGTGGCTCTACAAACGCTACTTAGCCCTTGGCTTCACCGATGTGGAGTTCGACACCTTCTACATTTCCGGCGTACCGCACTTCAACGTCGTTGCTGCCAAACCGGGGCTTATTTATCCGGATAGCGTCATCATGATCGGCGGGCACTATGACTCCATTGTGCTCGGTGCTGGTGCCAACCCGCTGGTGTGGGCGCCGGGCGCGGACGACAACGCCTCCGGCACCGTGCTGGCGCTTGAGGCTGCGCGGGTGCTGGCCTGTCATAACTTCGAGGCCACGCTCAAGTTTGCTGCGTGGGATGCCGAAGAGATCGGCCTGGTGGGAAGCGCCGCCTATGCCCAGAAAGCCTACCGCAGCGGTCGGCCGGTCTCCTTCTACCTGAATGGCGACATGATCGGCAACTACAACCCTGCGGCTCCGCCCCGTGACGTGGTCATCTACACCGACGCGGCCTCGCGGCCATTTGCCGAGTTTGTTGCCGACATGTTTCGGACTTACACAACGCTCTTGCCTTCCATCCCGGGCAACAGCAGTGGCAGCGACCATCGCTCCTTCCAGGTGTGGGGGCAACCGGCTATATTTGTGGCGGAGGGCGACTTTAGCCCTCATTGGCATCAACCGACTGATGTCACCAGCAACATGGATTTCCCCTACATGCGCGAAGTGGTGCAGGCCAGCGTCGCAGCCATTGCTGCCTTGGCTGGTCCGGCCGACAATTTCGGCGATGTGCCCTTCGTCAAGGTGGTGGCTTTTTCCGTTGACGACGACGCCGTTGGGAATAGCCAGGGCAACGGCAACGGCTACGTCGACGCTGGGGAAAGGCTGGAACTCAACCTCAATGTGCGAAACTTTGGCAACCGACCGGGACAGGGCGTCTACTGCAAGGCACACAGCGATGACCGCCGCGTGGAAGTGGTGGTGGACAGTGCCCACGTTGGCGATGTGCCAGTGGGAGCGGTGCTGCAGAGCCAAACTCCGGTCGTCGTCGCCTTGTCCCCAGCTCTTACTGCCGGGCAACGAGTGGAGCTGCGGGTGGTGACGCGCGACGCCGCCGGCGGCATGTGGTCGGACGTGCTGAAGATGCTGGTCACCATGCCGGAATTCGCTTACGTGGCGCAGACCGTGCAGGAAAGTACCGGAAACGCTGATGGCAAGATCGACCCAGGCGAGACCTTCACCGTGGCGGTTTCCCTGAAGAACAGCGGATTGCGCCCGGCGCAACATGTGGAGGCCGTACTGCGAACCGCTTCGCCGTGGGTTACCATCGAAGATAGCGTCGCCGCATATCCCGATATCGGAGTGGGTCAAGTGCGAGCCAATTGGGCAGACAGATTCGCTGCGCGGGTGGCGCCCGGTGCTCCGTCCTCCACCATTGCCTTCCAGCTTGAAGTCCGGGAAGGAGGCGGCTTCTGCCGAGCCACTCTGCCTCTCAACATTGCTGTGGGACAGGGCAGAATCCTGCTTGTGGAGGACGATGGGGACTTTGCCTTGGCGGATTACTACACATCCGCCCTCAACACGCTCGGGCTCAACTTCCGCTATTGGGGTACCGGAGTTGAGGGCCCGGTGCCTGAAGACACGCTGCGCATGTTCACGCGCGTCATCTGGTACACTGGCCACTATTTCGGCCACACCCTGTACAGCCACGGCACCGCAGCCTTGGAGGCCTATCTTGCCAGTGGCGGCAATTTGTTCCTGAATGGTTCCATGTTGGGTCTTTCTCTGAAAAACAGCACGCTGTTGCGGGACTGGCTGCGCGTTGCCTACGTCAATCACAACACGCAGCTGCACCGGCTGGTGACCCAGGGCGCTAACCAGGTCCTTGGCAGCGTCCAGTTCTGGCTGTCGCGGGAGGGCGGCAATAGGCAGCCGCTCCCCAACGAAGTGGACGCGATTGCACCGGGCCAGGCGTTGCTTTTCTATGATCGAAGCACCCCGGAGGGCCCAGGCACTATCCGATCCAGCGGGGCTGGGGCCGTGGCAGCGGAGGGAGCTACCTACCGCGCGGTCTTTTTCGGTTTCGGATGGGAGGGGATCGCCGACGCGCAGCTCCGGCAATTGCTGCTCATGCGCATCCTCGACTGGCTGCAAGGTACGGTGAGCGATGTTGAGGAGCCGGCAGAAGAGCACGTGCCGGCAGACTTCGCGCTGGCGCCCAATTATCCCAATCCTTTCAATCCGGGGACCCACATCTTCTTCGCACTGCCCAAGGCGGCGAGGGTGCAGGTACGTGTTCTCAACTCGCTGGGTCAGGTGGTGCGGATTCTCAGGGACGAACTCTTACCCCAGGGTTACCACCAGGTCACCTGGGATGGGACGGACGCGAACGGTGTGCGCTTAGCCAGCGGCGTCTACCTCTACCAGCTGGTAGTTGGCGATGTGCGTCTGACCAGGAAGTGCGTTCTCCTTTATTGA
- the alr gene encoding alanine racemase, protein MHSSTLRDLRPAWVEVDLDAIAHNTQAVKQLLTNTKLLAIVKADGYGCGAVQVARVMLENGADKLGVVLLDEAIELRRAGIQAPILNVGGILPEHAHLAVEYDIEQAVTSTEVAEALSRAAVAAGEQVVVHLKVDTGMSRWGVRFDQAAAWIAQIARLRGLQCAGVFTHFAMSDALDKSFTELQLCRFQQVRRQVEAQGIHVPAWHTANSGAILDLPQAHLDMVRCGLLLYGYYPSPDVHMPLALEPAMAVKAKVMQVRTIARGDTVGYGRRYMAEGQERIAVLQIGYADGYDRGLRNVGTVLIRGKRAPIVGGICMDACFVRVDGVGEVRVGDVVTLMGKDGEEEISPHDIADAIGSVSYEVMARFGSRLPRVYLRDGRPISVKSLVTGFKETSLNSDAE, encoded by the coding sequence ATGCACAGTAGCACCCTTCGCGACCTTCGCCCGGCTTGGGTTGAAGTCGACTTGGACGCCATTGCCCATAACACCCAGGCCGTCAAGCAGCTGCTGACGAACACCAAACTTCTGGCAATTGTCAAAGCGGACGGCTACGGCTGTGGCGCAGTGCAGGTGGCGCGAGTCATGCTGGAGAACGGAGCCGACAAGTTGGGTGTCGTTCTCCTGGACGAGGCAATCGAACTGCGGCGGGCGGGAATTCAGGCGCCGATCCTTAATGTCGGCGGCATTCTCCCCGAACACGCCCACCTGGCGGTGGAATACGACATTGAACAGGCGGTGACCAGTACCGAAGTGGCCGAGGCGTTGTCCAGAGCGGCAGTCGCCGCGGGGGAGCAGGTAGTGGTCCACCTCAAGGTCGACACTGGCATGAGCCGCTGGGGTGTGCGCTTCGACCAGGCGGCGGCGTGGATCGCCCAGATAGCTCGCCTGCGCGGCCTACAGTGCGCGGGCGTGTTCACGCACTTTGCCATGTCAGATGCCCTGGACAAGAGCTTCACCGAACTGCAGCTTTGCCGTTTCCAGCAGGTGCGGCGGCAGGTGGAGGCGCAGGGGATCCACGTACCTGCCTGGCACACGGCCAATAGCGGAGCCATCCTGGATCTTCCGCAGGCGCACCTGGACATGGTGAGATGTGGGCTCTTGCTGTACGGCTACTATCCCTCGCCGGATGTCCACATGCCCCTTGCTCTCGAGCCGGCCATGGCAGTGAAGGCAAAGGTCATGCAGGTGCGAACCATCGCGCGCGGCGACACAGTTGGCTACGGGCGGCGCTACATGGCAGAAGGTCAGGAGCGCATCGCCGTGCTGCAAATCGGCTATGCGGATGGCTACGATCGCGGCCTGCGTAACGTGGGAACGGTGCTCATCCGAGGGAAGCGAGCGCCCATCGTCGGGGGCATTTGCATGGATGCCTGCTTCGTGCGCGTAGACGGGGTGGGAGAGGTGCGTGTGGGCGACGTCGTGACGCTGATGGGAAAGGATGGCGAGGAGGAGATCTCGCCGCATGACATCGCTGATGCCATTGGTTCGGTGTCATACGAGGTCATGGCGCGCTTTGGATCACGGCTGCCCCGTGTGTACCTGCGTGACGGCCGGCCGATCAGCGTCAAGTCGCTCGTCACTGGCTTCAAAGAGACAAGCCTGAATAGTGATGCGGAGTGA
- a CDS encoding Spy/CpxP family protein refolding chaperone: MRHTLSIAATVLLVLAALSSWQPAFSQEKPAQGPGLAAMYCHIPNLTDEQKQKIEQLHRAFLKEMAPLRNQLRSERFALMSLKTANNPDQKAINAKIDAIAKLRADIEKKQVAHRLQIRSLLTDEQKAVFDARPGRTAGWMKGRPGLGKGRPGPMGHPGMKPEECPMHGPEN, from the coding sequence ATGAGACACACACTCAGTATTGCAGCGACGGTGCTCCTCGTGCTGGCTGCGCTGTCCTCGTGGCAGCCTGCATTCAGCCAGGAGAAACCCGCTCAAGGTCCGGGGCTGGCGGCGATGTACTGCCACATCCCGAACCTCACGGATGAGCAGAAGCAAAAGATTGAACAGCTGCACCGGGCGTTTCTCAAGGAGATGGCGCCGTTGCGTAACCAACTGCGTTCGGAGCGCTTTGCGTTGATGTCGCTGAAAACGGCCAACAACCCCGACCAGAAGGCCATCAACGCCAAGATCGACGCGATCGCGAAGTTGCGCGCGGACATCGAGAAGAAGCAGGTGGCCCATCGCCTGCAGATCCGCAGCCTGCTCACCGATGAGCAAAAGGCCGTTTTCGACGCCCGCCCGGGACGCACTGCCGGCTGGATGAAGGGCCGTCCAGGGCTTGGCAAAGGGCGGCCGGGCCCCATGGGACACCCTGGCATGAAGCCAGAGGAATGTCCCATGCACGGACCAGAGAACTGA
- a CDS encoding periplasmic heavy metal sensor: MRNRWMLVALAFSLTVNLVALVTLAVFWFSKPPGRPAPQAHWRSEGRPRFHPEGDEVVAKMVRDYFERAQKEKMSLRAARLQLVELLRQEKPDTTKIMAIIDELASHQAELERLTMRHLLALKPRIGKERLDFLIRMFEERAMEHRGIVRPSREPVPPLREGGIPGTPKGVERTVPQQRCR, encoded by the coding sequence ATGCGCAATAGATGGATGCTTGTGGCTCTGGCGTTCTCCCTGACCGTCAATCTGGTAGCCTTGGTGACTCTGGCGGTATTTTGGTTCTCCAAGCCGCCGGGCAGGCCTGCGCCGCAGGCCCACTGGAGAAGCGAAGGCCGGCCACGTTTCCACCCAGAGGGGGACGAGGTCGTGGCCAAGATGGTGCGAGACTACTTTGAGAGGGCGCAGAAGGAGAAGATGAGCCTGCGTGCGGCACGGCTGCAACTGGTGGAGCTCTTGCGGCAGGAAAAGCCCGACACCACCAAGATCATGGCGATCATCGACGAGCTCGCCTCCCACCAGGCCGAACTGGAGCGGCTCACGATGCGACACCTCCTGGCACTAAAACCCAGGATCGGCAAGGAGCGTTTGGATTTTTTGATTCGCATGTTTGAAGAACGGGCCATGGAACACAGGGGGATAGTGCGCCCATCACGAGAACCAGTTCCCCCACTGCGTGAGGGAGGGATCCCGGGAACTCCCAAAGGAGTGGAGCGAACGGTTCCACAGCAGCGTTGTAGGTAA
- a CDS encoding zf-HC2 domain-containing protein translates to MTCKTVQRRLSAFLDGELTEELTRQVGEHVSRCTECAAELARLQKVWQLLGSLPPVQAPPFFATRVLAQVKAGRRNLVERVGELVFARPLLPIAVSVGILAGVLLGSRLGSWITGGYRHGSEALVTQVATEFESFGDLPPGSLSEAYVTLASANNIK, encoded by the coding sequence ATGACCTGTAAGACAGTACAACGTCGCCTGTCAGCATTCCTGGATGGGGAGCTGACCGAGGAGCTGACTCGCCAGGTAGGGGAGCACGTGAGCCGATGCACGGAGTGCGCCGCCGAGTTGGCTCGCTTGCAGAAGGTGTGGCAGCTTTTGGGAAGCTTGCCGCCGGTACAAGCGCCGCCGTTCTTTGCCACGCGTGTCTTAGCGCAGGTGAAGGCAGGGCGCCGAAACCTAGTTGAGCGGGTGGGGGAGCTGGTGTTTGCTCGCCCGCTGCTGCCCATCGCGGTGTCGGTAGGCATCCTGGCCGGTGTGCTCCTCGGCAGCCGGCTGGGCAGTTGGATCACCGGGGGGTATCGGCACGGGAGCGAGGCGCTGGTCACTCAGGTTGCGACGGAGTTCGAAAGCTTTGGCGATTTGCCACCAGGCTCGCTGAGCGAGGCATACGTAACCTTGGCTTCGGCGAACAACATCAAATAG